The following proteins are encoded in a genomic region of Sorangiineae bacterium MSr12523:
- a CDS encoding FHA domain-containing protein yields MRRTDRFGGVCEVGVATRYRLRFLLQEFDLARGATLIGRSAECHVTIEDPLVSRQHAKIVITGDEAIFEDLGSRNGVKVNGTALKGSVRLKDGDRLRIGTQELVFCEVETGIAPPAKTTGFLRYCAACRLPYPQELAACPACGATEQTDEDTLSGQFGASSKQAAWSVQLLVEVTEKALTLGRTSDAVRMLQRAKVQLEERVASGGAAPADQIEGLVRSAMRVALAAEDPGWASWALHLYDELRLFPSSAVIEAFAEVGRKYPRKLAKPAEALLTALRGRSGAAPQAGASVLAELERLVASLGELADEQGGAEDADPESDTPKPANPNLS; encoded by the coding sequence TTGCGCCGCACCGACCGCTTCGGCGGCGTGTGCGAGGTAGGCGTGGCGACCCGGTATCGGCTGCGATTTCTTCTACAGGAGTTCGACCTGGCCAGGGGCGCGACCCTCATCGGTCGCAGCGCGGAGTGCCACGTGACGATCGAGGATCCGCTCGTCTCGCGCCAGCACGCCAAAATCGTCATCACGGGTGACGAGGCCATCTTCGAGGACCTGGGAAGCCGCAATGGCGTGAAGGTCAACGGCACCGCGCTGAAGGGATCCGTTCGTCTCAAGGATGGCGACCGCCTCCGCATCGGCACGCAGGAGCTCGTATTTTGCGAGGTGGAGACGGGCATCGCACCGCCCGCCAAAACGACGGGGTTTCTCCGCTACTGCGCAGCGTGTCGGCTGCCGTACCCGCAGGAGCTCGCGGCATGCCCCGCGTGCGGCGCCACGGAGCAGACGGACGAAGATACGTTGAGCGGGCAGTTCGGCGCCTCGTCGAAGCAGGCCGCGTGGAGCGTGCAGCTCTTGGTCGAGGTGACGGAGAAGGCGCTGACGTTGGGGCGCACGTCGGACGCGGTTCGCATGCTTCAGCGGGCGAAGGTGCAGCTCGAGGAGCGCGTGGCCTCCGGTGGCGCGGCACCTGCGGATCAGATCGAGGGGCTCGTGCGGTCCGCGATGCGCGTCGCCTTGGCGGCCGAGGATCCGGGTTGGGCCTCGTGGGCCCTGCATCTGTATGACGAGCTGCGCCTTTTCCCTTCCAGTGCGGTCATCGAGGCCTTCGCCGAAGTAGGCCGAAAATACCCGAGGAAATTGGCCAAACCCGCCGAAGCTCTTTTGACCGCGCTGCGCGGACGAAGCGGGGCGGCGCCGCAAGCCGGGGCAAGCGTGCTTGCGGAATTGGAGCGCCTGGTTGCCTCGCTGGGTGAGCTAGCGGACGAGCAGGGAGGCGCGGAGGACGCAGATCCGGAGAGCGATACCCCGAAACCGGCCAATCCTAACCTATCCTGA
- the map gene encoding type I methionyl aminopeptidase, which yields MAAETLVLVGEKLRAGMTTEEINSIVHEDTIRRGAYPAPLNYKGFPKSVCTSLNDVVCHGIPGNEVLKNGDIINVDVTTLYNGFHGDTSATFYIGTPSPEARLVVETARRGLELGIAEVREGARLGDIGYAIQSYVEAQGCSVVRDFVGHGIGRRFHEPPQVKHFGKRGDGQRLKAGMIFTVEPMVNLGRYEVEIDADDKWTVRTVDGELSAQFEHTVVVTRDGCEVLTQRQKPLRFSENLSAVLAV from the coding sequence ATGGCGGCAGAGACACTGGTTCTCGTGGGCGAGAAGCTTCGCGCTGGAATGACCACGGAAGAGATCAACTCCATCGTTCACGAGGACACGATCCGCCGCGGTGCCTACCCCGCGCCGCTCAACTACAAGGGCTTTCCCAAGAGCGTCTGCACCTCGCTCAACGACGTCGTGTGCCACGGCATCCCGGGCAACGAGGTCCTGAAGAACGGCGACATCATCAACGTCGACGTCACGACCCTCTACAACGGCTTCCACGGCGACACGTCGGCCACGTTTTACATCGGCACGCCGAGCCCCGAAGCGCGCTTGGTCGTCGAGACCGCGCGCCGCGGCCTGGAGCTTGGGATCGCCGAAGTGCGCGAGGGCGCACGCCTCGGCGACATCGGCTACGCCATTCAGAGCTACGTGGAAGCGCAAGGCTGCAGCGTCGTGCGCGACTTCGTGGGTCACGGCATCGGCCGGCGCTTCCACGAGCCTCCGCAGGTGAAACACTTCGGCAAGCGTGGCGACGGCCAGCGGCTCAAGGCCGGCATGATCTTCACCGTCGAGCCGATGGTGAATCTGGGCCGCTACGAGGTCGAGATCGACGCGGACGACAAGTGGACCGTCCGCACCGTGGACGGCGAGCTCTCGGCCCAGTTCGAGCACACCGTCGTGGTCACCCGCGACGGCTGCGAAGTCCTCACGCAGCGACAGAAGCCGCTGCGCTTCTCGGAGAACCTCTCGGCCGTCTTGGCGGTCTGA
- a CDS encoding NifU family protein gives MVCSLANSVRASVNAKTPPAPAIPANKSALREPVEKLCRDVLAPLVHADGGILFLVSVTAEDVHIHLGGACAGCPGAAITRDRMLEPAIKTLLPKARLTVTTGFRVPEGAQKFDVP, from the coding sequence GTGGTATGCTCGCTGGCAAACAGCGTGCGCGCATCGGTGAATGCCAAGACTCCCCCAGCACCCGCCATCCCGGCAAACAAGTCGGCTCTCCGCGAGCCGGTCGAGAAGTTGTGTCGCGATGTACTTGCGCCACTCGTTCACGCCGACGGGGGCATTCTCTTCCTCGTCAGCGTGACGGCCGAGGACGTCCACATCCACCTCGGGGGAGCGTGTGCCGGTTGTCCCGGTGCGGCCATCACGCGCGACCGCATGCTGGAGCCCGCGATCAAGACGCTGCTCCCCAAGGCGCGCCTCACGGTCACCACCGGCTTTCGCGTGCCCGAGGGTGCGCAAAAGTTCGACGTACCCTGA